The Terrirubrum flagellatum nucleotide sequence ATTCACAAGCGGTCGGAACAGCCTGATTGAACCAACTGGACCAAAGCCGTATCAAGCGGCCTTGGCGCCGGCCGTGGAAGCCCCTTGTTTTCGAGGCTTCTGCAGAGAGACCGCGCCTTTGATTGTCTGCGGCGCCCGCAGCAGGTTCAGGATCGGGCAGGCGCGATCGACAGCATCCCTCAGCTTCTGAATTTCAGCCTCGCCCGCATCGCTGACGATTTTGACCGTGTATGCAATGTCGTGCGGATAGACCGGAACTCCTTCAAAGCCAGGCGATCCCGCGCGGGGATCGATTTGCCCGCTGACTTCCACCTCGAGGCTGTGGATTGCGACGCCATGCGCCGCCGCCTGAATAAGAAATGAGTGGTTGAGGCATGATCCGAGCACGCCGAGCTGCAGTTCCGGGGAACTCGGCCCCAGATCATAACCGGCGAAGTCCGGCGGACTGTCCGTGATAACCTGGAAGTCCCTGATCCTGATGCGTCGAACGCCGCTTCTCCCTTCGGCGACAACGCGCGCGCCCAGAGGCTGCGCTCCAAGCGATCCATCTTCGATCGATTTCTTTCGCGCGGCGAGAGCTGCGCGCTTCTGAGTGAGATATTCGATCAGATTCGACATGGGCTTCCTCTTCAACATTCGCGCAGGGGAGAATTGAGCGCGATTGAGACGCCGTAAACCCCGTTGGCGCTTCATTGCTCAAATAAGAAGCGTCGCTTCGCGGGCGGAGGGCAAAAGAGGCGAATTTCCATATTATGCGCTTCGCGGCGGATATAACCTTCGCCGGCGCTGCACAACGGTCGTCCACGATGTTCGAGCTCGAACGAAAGGGCGCTGAATATCGGGAACTGTTGCGAGAAAAGAACGGCGCGCTTATACGCCAATTCAGAATTTTCGCAGCGTGCGCTCGCCCCAGAGGAGATTCAAATTTTGACGAGAAAATATTGTGTTCATCTCGCAGGCGTGGAAAGACACATCATCTCGGCAATACGATTTTTCAGGCAAATCATTCTCGTTGACTTCAATCGCCTCCACCGGAAATTTAGAAAGGAACGCAAACAGTCACGCGTCCGGTCGCAGCTCGGCTCGCGATCGACGACGTTTCGCACTCTCCCGGGAATATCGCCTTGCCGAAGCTTACACGTCGCGCGTTTGGATTGGCGGCAGGCGCACTGACGATATCCGCGCCAAATATTCTTCGCGCCGCGTCGCTTGATCTCGCCAAAGTGACTTTGAGGATCGGCGATCAGGTCGGGCAGCATCACAGCAAGCTCAAGGCGGCGGGCTTGCTCGATGACGTTCCCTACAAGATCGAATGGTCCGTCTATCCCGCGGCGGTGCATCTGCACGAGGCGTTGAAAGCCGACGCCATTGATGTCGGAGCCGCCAATGATTCTCCGACGGTCAGCGCGATCGCCGGCGGATCGAAAATTGTGGTTGTGTCCGCCTGGGGCAACGGCGGCAAAGGCACCTCGCTGCTCGTGCCGAAGAACAGTCCGGCGAAGACGGTCGCCGATCTCAAGGGCAAGACGATCTCGCCGACAACGCGCGGCAGTGTCGCGCATTATCTCGTCGTTGGCGAACTTAAGAAGGCGGGGCTGCGCGAAGAAGATGTAAAACTTGCCTTCCTCAATCCTGTCGACGCAGGCGCAGCGTTCGCGGCCGGAAGCATCGACGCCTGGGCGACATGGGGCGTTTATGCGGCCCGCATTCGCAGCACGTTGGGCGCGCGCGTCCTGTCTGACGGCGCCGGCGTCAATTCCGGGCTATTCGTCTTCAGCGCGACGCAGGCCGCGGCGCACGATCCCGGCAAGATCGCGGCGATCGCCGATTATTCCGACCGCATCGAACGCAGCTATCGCTGGACGCGAGAGAAACGCGCGGAGCACATCGCCTGGTACAAATCCTTCGCGAAGCAGGACGATGCGATCGCCAACGACGTCTATGACGATGACGCATCCTATCGCCGTTTGCCGATCGATGACGCTTTCGCCGCACGACTGAAGCTGACCTTCGACACCTGGAAGTCGGTCGGCGTCCTCAATGGCGACATTGACTTCGGCGCCTATCTCTATCGCGGCTTGGCGATCGGCGCCTGACATGGACGGAGCACTTCGCGAGTCCACCTGGGGCGGCGACGCAAGCACGATGACAATTGCTGACTTGAGCGCGTTTGCAGCCCACGGCGTCGAACCGCCCTTGCCTCAACGGGAAGCGTTTCGCGCCGCGCCGAAGCCAGGGCCTTTCAGAGAACCAATTGCATTCGAAAGGGTGACGCCGGACGCCGGACGGAAGCTCGGCCTGCCGCGACCGCTTCGCCGCGCCATGGGGCCGCTGCTATTTGTAGCGGTATGGCACGTCCTGTCGATCACTGGCCTGTTGCCCCGTGAGGTGCTTGCCAGCCCCGCGACCGTGCTGACGAGCGCTGCGGAGCTATGGTCGAGCGGCGAGTTGCAGAGCGCGATGCTCGCCTCCCTTCGCCGGGTGGCGTTGGGCCTTTCCATCGGCGGAATCATTGGCATCACGCTCGCCGTGATCGCCGGACTTTCCCGACTTGGCGAGGACATGATCGACTCTACGATGCAGATGCTGCGCACGATTCCCAATATCGCGCTCATTCCGCTTCTCATCATCTGGTTCGGCATTGGCGAACAACCGAAGATTGCGCTGATCGCGCTGGCGACTGCGTTTCCGCTTTATCTCAACGTCTATGCCGGAATCCGCAACGTGGACGAAAGCCTGATCGACGCCGCGCGCACGCTTGGCCTCTCCCGCCTCGGCTTGATCCGCCATGTGATCCTGCCTGGAGCTTCGCCGGGCGCGCTTGTCGGCCTGCGCTATTCGCTCGCCGTAGCCTGGCTTGCGTTGGTCTTCGGCGAGCAAGTGAACGCCACAGCCGGCATCGGCTATCTCATGAACAATGCGCGTGAATTCTTCCAGACGGACGTGATCGTCGTATGTCTTGCGGTCTACGCTCTCCTCGGTCTCGGCGTCGACTTCATCGTGCGGATGCTTGAAAAGCTGCTTCTCTCCTGGCGGCCGGCCTTCTCCGGAGCCTGACGCGCAATGACCGGCCAAACTCCTGCCGTGCGCGTGCGCGGGCTCAGTCGCCGCTTTGGCGAGCGCGCCGTCATCCGCGATCTCGACCTCGATATTGCGCAGGGCGAATTCGTCGCTCTCGTTGGCGCAAGCGGCTGCGGGAAAAGCACGCTGCTGCGTATCTTCGCCGGCCTCGATCGCGACATTCAGGGCGAAGCGCAGACGCCTGTTCGACGCGCCGTCTCGTTCCAGGCCCCTCGCCTCATGCCATGGAAGTCAGTCTGGCGAAACGTTGTGCTCGGCCTGCCTGGCGCCGACCGGAAGCGGGCTGAGGTGGCGCTTGCGGAGGTCGGCCTCTCTCATCGCGCCGATGTCTGGCCGAAGGTGCTGTCAGGGGGCGAGGCGCAACGCGCGTCGCTCGCGCGCGCATTGGTGCGCGAGCCTGATCTCTTGCTGCTCGATGAGCCTTTTGGCGCGCTCGACGCACTGACTCGTCTCAAGGCCCAGGCGCTTGTCGGAGAGCTTTGGCAGCGCCACCGCTGCGCCGTGCTTCTCGTCACCCATGATGTGGAAGAGGCGATTCTGCTCGCCGATCGCATTCTCGTGATGGAGGACGGAGCGATCGCGCACGAGGCCATCGTCGATCTGCCGCGCCCTCGCGCGCGCAGCGGCGAGCGGTTCACGCGATTGCGCGGCCTGCTGCTGGAATGGCTCGGCGTCGACGACCGTTCACTGTCGAGAGAGGCGGCGTGACCCGCTCAAGCTCTGTCGGCGAGGCGCTCACACTTGCGGCCGATGTTCTCGTGATCGGCGGCGGCATGGCCGGCGCATGGGCGGCCGCAGCCGCTGCGCGCGCCGGCGTGTCCGTCATCCTCGTCGAGAAGGGTTATTGCGGAACAAGCGGCGTCACGGCGGCGTCCGGCCCGGGCCACTGGTGGGCGCCGCCGGATCCGCCAGAAGCGCGCGCCAACTCCATCTCCAGTCGGCAACGAATAGCATTCGGCCTCGGCGAGCCCGGATGGATGTTGCGCATCATCGACCAGACGTTTCGATTGCTGCCAACATTGTCCCCACACTATCAGTTCACGCCTGATGATCGCGGCGTTATCAATTACCGCGCGGTGCGCGGGCCGGAATATATGCGCGCACTTCGGGCGCTCATCACAGAACTCGGGGTCACGATCCTGGATCATAGCCCGGCGCTCGAACTGCTCGCCCGCAGCGACGGCTCCGTCGGCGGCGCGCAAGGCGTGCGGCGCCAGCATCGTAATCAACCGTGGCGCATAGAGGCCGGCGCCGTGATTCTCGCGGCGGGCGGCACAAGCTTTCGCTCCCATCTCCTGGGGTCGCGCAACAATACGGGCGATGGCTACCTCATGGCGGCGGAGGCCGGCGCCGAACTTTCCGGCATGGAGTTCACCGCCGCCTACACAGTCGCGCCGAAGCATTCGACCATGACGCGCACCATGTCCTATGCGTTCGCCGACTACTATGACGCCGACGGCCAACAGATCGACGCGCCGTTCGGACCCGATCAGACCGAGCGAATTGCACGGGCTCTATTGGCCGGGCCCGTCTATTGTTCCTTGCATCGCCTGCCCGCGGACGTGCGCGAACATCTGCCGACGATCTCGCCGAATGTCATGCTTCCCTTTGTGCGCTGGGGCGTCGATCCCTTCCGCG carries:
- a CDS encoding ABC transporter permease — protein: MTPDAGRKLGLPRPLRRAMGPLLFVAVWHVLSITGLLPREVLASPATVLTSAAELWSSGELQSAMLASLRRVALGLSIGGIIGITLAVIAGLSRLGEDMIDSTMQMLRTIPNIALIPLLIIWFGIGEQPKIALIALATAFPLYLNVYAGIRNVDESLIDAARTLGLSRLGLIRHVILPGASPGALVGLRYSLAVAWLALVFGEQVNATAGIGYLMNNAREFFQTDVIVVCLAVYALLGLGVDFIVRMLEKLLLSWRPAFSGA
- a CDS encoding OsmC family protein; amino-acid sequence: MSNLIEYLTQKRAALAARKKSIEDGSLGAQPLGARVVAEGRSGVRRIRIRDFQVITDSPPDFAGYDLGPSSPELQLGVLGSCLNHSFLIQAAAHGVAIHSLEVEVSGQIDPRAGSPGFEGVPVYPHDIAYTVKIVSDAGEAEIQKLRDAVDRACPILNLLRAPQTIKGAVSLQKPRKQGASTAGAKAA
- a CDS encoding ABC transporter ATP-binding protein; this translates as MTGQTPAVRVRGLSRRFGERAVIRDLDLDIAQGEFVALVGASGCGKSTLLRIFAGLDRDIQGEAQTPVRRAVSFQAPRLMPWKSVWRNVVLGLPGADRKRAEVALAEVGLSHRADVWPKVLSGGEAQRASLARALVREPDLLLLDEPFGALDALTRLKAQALVGELWQRHRCAVLLVTHDVEEAILLADRILVMEDGAIAHEAIVDLPRPRARSGERFTRLRGLLLEWLGVDDRSLSREAA
- a CDS encoding ABC transporter substrate-binding protein; this translates as MPKLTRRAFGLAAGALTISAPNILRAASLDLAKVTLRIGDQVGQHHSKLKAAGLLDDVPYKIEWSVYPAAVHLHEALKADAIDVGAANDSPTVSAIAGGSKIVVVSAWGNGGKGTSLLVPKNSPAKTVADLKGKTISPTTRGSVAHYLVVGELKKAGLREEDVKLAFLNPVDAGAAFAAGSIDAWATWGVYAARIRSTLGARVLSDGAGVNSGLFVFSATQAAAHDPGKIAAIADYSDRIERSYRWTREKRAEHIAWYKSFAKQDDAIANDVYDDDASYRRLPIDDAFAARLKLTFDTWKSVGVLNGDIDFGAYLYRGLAIGA
- a CDS encoding FAD-binding protein → MTRSSSVGEALTLAADVLVIGGGMAGAWAAAAAARAGVSVILVEKGYCGTSGVTAASGPGHWWAPPDPPEARANSISSRQRIAFGLGEPGWMLRIIDQTFRLLPTLSPHYQFTPDDRGVINYRAVRGPEYMRALRALITELGVTILDHSPALELLARSDGSVGGAQGVRRQHRNQPWRIEAGAVILAAGGTSFRSHLLGSRNNTGDGYLMAAEAGAELSGMEFTAAYTVAPKHSTMTRTMSYAFADYYDADGQQIDAPFGPDQTERIARALLAGPVYCSLHRLPADVREHLPTISPNVMLPFVRWGVDPFRDRFEVTLHTDGTIRGIGGVRVADENCATSVPGLFVAGDTASRELVAGASSGGGNVNSAWALSSGTWAGRSAAELARRNRSAGAALRPLGQAALRPASHAKSIDFASAISAVKAEMHPYDRNLFRTGERLTRSRRALDEAWREVADHAAGPQTDPLVAREAAALIASARWSVASALAREESRGMHRRLDRPGMNARFAHRLIVRGLANIEVMPDTPGAAALKEAS